One part of the Leclercia sp. LSNIH1 genome encodes these proteins:
- a CDS encoding EAL domain-containing protein has protein sequence MIVMLDIAYQTEFLLVPARHDSGALKGLEINVNFVGVNNQVRIPTELVRPMLTPVQELMLFQKQLALLETCKLFFIQQQLIAWINISPVIVEYLLTEDEGVSICERYPWLEFTIYENYPDLNKGNLNNTLMNFALRFPLVLGNFGTGDASTKAIFDGMFKRVALDKNFIQNHLTENTFDPFLRAIFAQVSPYCQSLMVAGVNDEIALQRLSVYGFSAMQGNLWPAVPLERITSLVQ, from the coding sequence ATGATTGTGATGCTGGATATTGCGTACCAAACAGAATTTTTATTAGTCCCTGCGCGCCATGACTCAGGAGCGCTTAAAGGACTTGAAATAAACGTCAACTTTGTTGGCGTTAACAACCAGGTGCGCATACCTACCGAGCTGGTGCGGCCTATGCTAACCCCTGTACAGGAGTTGATGCTGTTTCAGAAGCAGCTCGCCTTGCTTGAAACCTGCAAGCTCTTTTTTATTCAGCAACAGCTCATCGCCTGGATAAATATCTCCCCGGTTATCGTTGAATACCTGTTAACAGAAGACGAAGGTGTTTCAATATGTGAACGATATCCATGGCTGGAGTTCACCATTTATGAGAACTACCCTGACCTTAATAAAGGTAATTTAAATAACACGCTAATGAATTTTGCGCTGCGCTTTCCGCTGGTGTTGGGTAATTTCGGAACCGGGGATGCGTCAACCAAAGCCATTTTTGATGGCATGTTTAAACGCGTGGCGCTGGATAAAAATTTCATTCAGAATCATCTTACTGAAAATACCTTCGATCCTTTTTTACGGGCTATCTTTGCCCAGGTATCGCCGTACTGTCAGTCGCTGATGGTGGCGGGCGTTAATGATGAGATCGCCTTGCAACGGCTGTCGGTTTACGGCTTCAGTGCCATGCAGGGCAACCTCTGGCCTGCCGTTCCCCTTGAGCGGATCACGTCCCTGGTGCAGTGA
- a CDS encoding NlpC/P60 family protein: MRFCFLLVAALFLAGCSSHRAPPPNARLSDSIAVIAGLNDQLHSWGGTPYRYGGMTRGGVDCSGFVLLTFRDKFALQLPRETRQQATIGTEIDKDDLLPGDLVFFKTGSGESGLHVGIYDTDNQFIHASTSRGVMRSSLNNVYWRKNFWQARRI, from the coding sequence ATGCGATTCTGTTTTCTCCTGGTAGCCGCGCTATTCCTTGCAGGATGCAGCAGCCATCGCGCACCGCCGCCCAACGCGCGGCTGTCTGATTCTATCGCCGTAATTGCCGGTCTTAACGATCAACTCCATAGCTGGGGAGGCACGCCTTATCGTTACGGCGGCATGACCCGTGGTGGGGTGGATTGCTCAGGGTTTGTCCTGCTGACGTTTCGCGACAAGTTTGCTCTGCAGTTGCCGCGAGAAACGCGCCAGCAGGCAACTATAGGCACCGAAATTGATAAAGACGATCTGTTACCGGGCGATCTGGTGTTCTTCAAAACCGGCTCCGGAGAGAGCGGCCTGCATGTCGGAATCTACGATACCGATAATCAATTTATACATGCCTCGACCAGCCGCGGTGTAATGCGTTCGTCTCTCAACAACGTTTACTGGCGCAAAAATTTCTGGCAAGCCCGGCGTATTTAA
- the aroH gene encoding 3-deoxy-7-phosphoheptulonate synthase AroH → MNKTDELRTARIDSLVTPAELAQRYPVSATVAEHVTTSRKRIEKILNGDDRRLLVIVGPCSIHDLDAAMDYAQRLKGLRDKHQSRLEIVMRTYFEKPRTVVGWKGLISDPDLNGSYRVNHGIQLARKLLLQVNELGVPTATEFLDMVTGQFIADLISWGAIGARTTESQIHREMASALSCPVGFKNGTDGNTRIAVDAIRAARASHMFLSPDKNGQMTIYQTSGNPYGHIIMRGGKQPNYHPQDIAEACDTLREFDLPEQLVVDFSHGNCQKQHRRQLDVCDEVCQQIRNGSSAIAGVMAESFLREGTQKVVVGQPVTYGQSITDPCLSWEDTEVLLDKLAAAVDSRF, encoded by the coding sequence ATGAATAAAACCGATGAACTGCGCACAGCGCGTATCGATAGCCTGGTGACGCCAGCAGAGCTGGCCCAGCGGTACCCTGTTTCTGCGACAGTAGCCGAACACGTGACAACGTCACGAAAACGTATTGAAAAAATCCTTAATGGGGACGATCGCCGCCTGCTGGTGATTGTCGGTCCCTGCTCTATTCACGACCTCGACGCAGCGATGGACTACGCCCAGCGCCTGAAAGGACTCCGGGATAAACACCAGTCACGACTGGAGATCGTGATGCGTACCTACTTTGAGAAACCGCGCACGGTGGTAGGCTGGAAGGGGCTGATCTCGGACCCCGATTTAAACGGCAGCTACCGGGTCAATCACGGCATCCAGCTGGCACGTAAACTGCTATTGCAGGTCAACGAACTTGGCGTGCCTACCGCCACTGAATTTCTCGATATGGTGACCGGGCAGTTTATTGCCGATCTCATCAGCTGGGGGGCGATTGGCGCCCGTACCACCGAAAGCCAGATCCACCGTGAAATGGCCTCGGCGCTCTCCTGCCCGGTGGGCTTTAAAAACGGCACCGACGGCAATACCCGCATCGCGGTAGATGCCATCCGCGCCGCCCGCGCCAGCCATATGTTCCTGTCGCCGGACAAGAACGGTCAGATGACCATCTATCAGACCAGCGGCAACCCCTACGGCCATATCATTATGCGCGGCGGCAAACAGCCAAACTATCATCCCCAGGATATCGCGGAAGCCTGCGATACCTTGCGCGAGTTCGACCTGCCGGAACAGCTGGTGGTGGATTTCAGCCACGGTAACTGCCAGAAGCAGCACCGTCGCCAGCTCGACGTCTGCGACGAGGTTTGCCAGCAGATCCGCAACGGCTCCAGCGCCATTGCCGGGGTGATGGCCGAAAGTTTCCTGCGAGAAGGTACGCAAAAAGTGGTGGTCGGCCAGCCTGTTACTTACGGACAGTCAATCACCGATCCTTGCCTGAGCTGGGAAGATACTGAAGTGCTGCTGGATAAACTGGCGGCGGCGGTGGACTCACGCTTTTAG
- a CDS encoding MFS transporter: MTISSVLSTKDKIGYGLGDMASALVWQTATLFLAYFYTDVFGLPAAIMGTMFLVVRVVDAFVDPCIGALVDRTQTRHGRFRPWLLWFAIPFGVSCLITFYVPDVGATAKIIYACVTYAILSLIYSAINVPYCAMPGALTLDPRERHSLQSWRFGLSFIGGLIVTVIALPLVSYLGNDNVQKGYFYAMSLMGLLGIILFFCCFFMTRERYSPRNDTSGSMLTDLKLLAGNSQWRIVFLFNILLLTAVVTRGSATMYYVKYVLLRPELIFAFIVSGMVASLSGALLSERLLGKFDRVRAYQWTIITFVIFGALIFFIPPSQVWLIFGLNIIFSFIQNLTTPLQWTMFSDVVDYEEHRSGRRLDGLVFSTALFAIKFGLALGGAVVGWVLGMVDYAPGEATQAPHVLSTINALFTLIPCGLFICMVLLLAVYKLNSRLVDTIARELASKRETRNEAGHLSPAIHSATQE; the protein is encoded by the coding sequence ATGACAATTTCCTCTGTATTGAGTACGAAGGATAAAATAGGCTATGGATTAGGTGATATGGCCAGCGCGCTGGTTTGGCAAACCGCGACGTTATTTTTGGCCTACTTTTATACCGATGTTTTTGGCCTGCCTGCGGCCATTATGGGTACCATGTTTTTAGTCGTCAGGGTGGTGGATGCCTTTGTCGATCCCTGTATTGGGGCGCTGGTCGATCGCACCCAAACCCGCCACGGTCGTTTCCGCCCCTGGCTGCTCTGGTTCGCCATTCCGTTTGGCGTCAGCTGCCTGATTACCTTCTATGTTCCGGACGTAGGCGCCACGGCAAAAATTATCTATGCCTGCGTAACCTACGCTATTTTAAGCCTTATCTACTCCGCCATTAACGTGCCTTACTGCGCAATGCCCGGCGCTCTGACGCTGGATCCGCGCGAGCGCCACTCCCTGCAATCCTGGCGTTTTGGTTTGTCGTTTATCGGCGGTCTGATCGTCACGGTTATCGCCTTACCGCTGGTCTCTTATTTAGGCAATGATAACGTTCAGAAGGGCTATTTTTATGCCATGAGCCTTATGGGGTTATTAGGCATTATCTTATTCTTCTGCTGTTTCTTTATGACCCGCGAACGTTATTCTCCCCGTAATGACACCTCGGGCTCAATGCTGACGGATTTAAAACTGCTGGCCGGAAATAGCCAGTGGCGAATCGTTTTTCTGTTCAATATTCTCCTGCTTACCGCGGTGGTCACGCGTGGGTCAGCAACGATGTATTACGTGAAATATGTTCTGCTGCGCCCCGAACTGATTTTTGCCTTTATTGTCTCTGGGATGGTGGCTTCGCTGAGCGGTGCCTTATTATCCGAACGCCTGCTGGGAAAATTTGACCGGGTTCGCGCTTATCAGTGGACCATTATTACCTTCGTTATTTTTGGCGCGCTGATTTTCTTCATTCCGCCTTCCCAGGTCTGGCTGATCTTTGGTTTGAATATCATCTTCAGCTTCATACAAAACCTGACCACGCCGCTCCAGTGGACCATGTTCTCGGACGTGGTGGACTACGAAGAGCATCGCAGCGGTCGCCGACTCGACGGGCTGGTGTTCTCTACTGCGCTGTTCGCCATCAAATTTGGTCTTGCGCTGGGCGGTGCCGTGGTGGGCTGGGTGCTGGGGATGGTGGATTACGCGCCGGGAGAGGCCACCCAGGCCCCGCACGTGCTCTCTACGATCAACGCCTTGTTCACCCTGATCCCCTGCGGCCTGTTTATTTGCATGGTGCTGCTGCTGGCTGTCTACAAGCTCAACAGCCGACTGGTGGATACCATTGCGCGTGAACTCGCCAGCAAACGTGAAACCCGTAACGAGGCAGGGCACCTCAGCCCGGCAATTCATTCCGCAACTCAGGAGTAA
- the selO gene encoding protein adenylyltransferase SelO, which produces MTLSFTAHWHDELPGFYTALKPTPLNNARLIWHNTALADELAIPASLFRPEQGAGVFGGETLLPGMQPLAQVYSGHQFGVWAGQLGDGRGILLGEQQLANGQTMDWHLKGAGLTPYSRMGDGRAVLRSTIRESLASEAMHALGIPTTRALSIVTSDTPVARETMEQGAMLIRVAQSHARFGHFEHFYYRREPEKVRQLADFVIRHYWPQWQDEADKYILWFRDVVARTASLIASWQTVGFAHGVMNTDNMSILGLTIDYGPYGFLDDYQPGYICNHSDYQGRYSFDNQPAVGLWNLQRLAQSLSPFIDVEALNDALDGYQEVLLQQYGKLMRRKLGLMTEEKGDNTILNNLFALMAREGSDYTRTFRMLGQTEQQSPASPLRDEFIDRQAFDDWFASYRARLQQENVADDVRQAQMNAVNPAMVLRNWLAQRAIEQAEKGDYAELHRLHEALRTPFADRNDDYISRPPDWGKRLEVSCSS; this is translated from the coding sequence ATGACCCTGTCTTTTACCGCGCACTGGCATGATGAACTACCCGGTTTTTACACGGCCCTGAAACCCACGCCCCTGAACAATGCCCGTCTAATCTGGCATAACACGGCGCTGGCAGACGAACTGGCAATCCCGGCCTCGCTCTTTCGCCCTGAACAGGGCGCTGGCGTCTTTGGCGGCGAAACGCTGCTGCCGGGCATGCAGCCGCTGGCGCAAGTCTACAGCGGGCACCAGTTCGGCGTCTGGGCCGGACAACTGGGTGACGGGCGGGGGATCCTGCTTGGCGAACAGCAGCTTGCCAATGGCCAAACGATGGACTGGCACCTGAAAGGGGCCGGGCTCACGCCATACTCGCGTATGGGCGACGGTCGCGCCGTGCTGCGCTCCACCATCCGCGAAAGCCTGGCTTCCGAGGCGATGCATGCCCTGGGCATTCCCACTACCCGCGCACTGTCGATTGTCACCAGCGATACCCCCGTCGCGCGTGAAACGATGGAGCAGGGGGCCATGCTGATCCGTGTTGCCCAGAGCCATGCCCGTTTCGGCCATTTTGAACACTTCTACTATCGCCGCGAGCCGGAAAAAGTCCGCCAGCTGGCAGATTTTGTTATTCGTCACTACTGGCCGCAGTGGCAGGACGAGGCCGATAAGTACATTCTCTGGTTCCGCGACGTGGTGGCGCGTACCGCATCCCTGATCGCCAGCTGGCAGACGGTGGGCTTTGCTCACGGGGTAATGAATACCGATAACATGTCGATTCTCGGGCTGACTATCGATTATGGCCCATACGGTTTCCTCGATGACTATCAGCCGGGTTATATCTGCAACCACTCCGACTATCAGGGGCGTTACAGCTTTGATAACCAGCCTGCTGTCGGGCTGTGGAACCTGCAGCGTCTGGCCCAGTCTCTGTCGCCGTTTATTGACGTTGAGGCGCTCAACGACGCGCTGGATGGCTATCAGGAGGTGCTCCTGCAGCAATACGGCAAACTGATGCGCCGCAAGCTGGGGCTGATGACCGAGGAGAAGGGCGATAACACCATCCTGAATAACCTGTTTGCGCTGATGGCCCGGGAAGGCAGCGACTACACCCGCACCTTCCGCATGCTGGGGCAAACCGAGCAGCAGAGCCCCGCTTCGCCGCTACGCGATGAGTTTATCGACCGTCAGGCCTTTGATGACTGGTTTGCGTCTTACCGCGCGCGCCTGCAGCAGGAGAACGTTGCCGACGATGTGCGTCAGGCCCAAATGAATGCCGTCAACCCGGCGATGGTGCTGCGTAACTGGCTGGCGCAGCGGGCGATCGAGCAGGCCGAAAAAGGCGATTACGCTGAGCTTCACCGCCTGCATGAGGCCCTGCGGACGCCGTTTGCTGACCGTAACGATGACTATATCAGCCGCCCGCCAGACTGGGGCAAGCGGCTTGAGGTGAGTTGCTCAAGCTAA
- the ppsR gene encoding posphoenolpyruvate synthetase regulatory kinase/phosphorylase PpsR, producing the protein MDNAVDRHVFYISDGTAITAEVLGHAVMSQFPVSINSITLPFVENESRARAVKDQIDAIFQQTGVRPLVFYSIVIPEIRQIILQSEGFCQDIVQALVAPLQQEMKLDPTPVAHRTHGLNPANIIKYDARIAAIDYTLAHDDGISLRNLDQAQVILLGVSRCGKTPTSLYLAMQFGIRAANYPFIADDMDNLVLPAALKPLQHKLFGLTINPERLAAIREERRENSRYASMRQCRMEVAEVEALYRKNNIPCLNSTNYSVEEIATKILDIMGLNRRMY; encoded by the coding sequence ATGGATAATGCTGTCGATCGCCACGTTTTTTATATTTCCGATGGTACGGCCATCACCGCCGAAGTACTGGGCCACGCAGTCATGTCGCAGTTCCCGGTTTCCATTAACAGCATCACCCTGCCGTTTGTAGAAAACGAGAGCCGCGCCAGAGCGGTGAAAGATCAAATCGATGCCATTTTTCAGCAGACCGGCGTGCGCCCGCTGGTCTTCTATTCGATTGTCATCCCGGAGATTCGCCAGATCATTTTGCAGAGCGAAGGCTTTTGCCAGGATATCGTCCAGGCGCTGGTGGCCCCTCTACAACAGGAGATGAAACTGGACCCCACCCCGGTGGCGCACCGCACCCACGGCCTGAACCCGGCGAACATCATTAAATATGACGCGCGTATCGCCGCCATCGATTACACTCTCGCCCATGACGACGGCATTTCGCTGCGTAATCTCGATCAGGCCCAGGTCATTCTGCTCGGGGTGTCGCGCTGCGGTAAGACCCCTACCAGCCTCTATCTGGCGATGCAGTTCGGGATCCGCGCCGCCAACTACCCCTTCATCGCCGATGACATGGATAATCTGGTGCTTCCGGCAGCGTTAAAACCCCTGCAACATAAGCTGTTTGGTCTGACCATTAACCCGGAACGCCTGGCGGCCATCCGTGAAGAGCGCCGGGAAAACAGCCGCTACGCCTCGATGCGCCAGTGCCGTATGGAGGTGGCTGAAGTCGAAGCCCTGTACCGAAAAAACAATATTCCGTGTCTGAACAGCACCAACTATTCGGTCGAAGAGATCGCCACCAAAATTCTCGATATTATGGGCCTGAATCGCCGCATGTACTAA
- the ppsA gene encoding phosphoenolpyruvate synthase: MSNNGSSPLVLWYNQLGMNDVDRVGGKNASLGEMITNLSSMGVSVPNGFATTADAFNYFLDQSGVNQRIYELLDNTDIDDVSELAKAGAQIRQWIIDTPFQPELEKAIHDAYNQLSADDAQASFAVRSSATAEDMPDASFAGQQETFLNVQGYDAVLVAVKHVFASLFNDRAISYRVHQGYDHRGVALSAGVQRMVRSDLASSGVMFSIDTESGFDQVVFITSAWGLGEMVVQGAVNPDEFYVHKPTLAADRPAIVRRTMGSKKIRMVYAPTQEHGKQVRIEDVPQEQCDRFSLTDAEVQELAKQAVQIEKHYGRPMDIEWAKDGNTGKLFIVQARPETVRSRGQVMERYTLHAQGKIIAEGRAIGHRIGAGPVKVIHDISEMNRIQPGDVLVTDMTDPDWEPIMKKASAIVTNRGGRTCHAAIIARELGIPAVVGCGDATERMKDDENVTVSCAEGDTGYVYAELLDFSVKSSSVDTMPDLPLKIMMNVGNPDRAFDFACLPNEGVGLARLEFIINRMIGVHPRALLEFDDQDQKLQKEIREMMKGYDSPKEFYVGRLTEGIATLGAAFFPKRVIVRLSDFKSNEYANLVGGERYEPEEENPMLGFRGAGRYVSDSFRDCFALECEAVKRVRNDMGLTNVEIMVPFVRTVDQAKAVIDELARQGLKRGENGLKIIMMCEIPSNALLAEQFLEHFDGFSIGSNDMTQLALGLDRDSGVVSALFDERNEAVKALLSMAIRAAKKQGKYVGICGQGPSDHEDFAAWLMDEGIDSLSLNPDTVVQTWLSLAELKK; encoded by the coding sequence ATGTCCAACAATGGCTCGTCACCGCTGGTGCTTTGGTATAACCAACTCGGCATGAATGATGTAGACAGAGTTGGAGGCAAAAATGCCTCCCTGGGTGAAATGATTACAAATCTGTCCAGTATGGGTGTCTCCGTACCGAATGGATTTGCTACCACCGCCGATGCTTTTAACTATTTTCTGGATCAAAGCGGCGTAAACCAGCGCATTTACGAACTACTGGATAATACGGACATTGATGATGTCTCCGAGCTTGCAAAAGCCGGGGCTCAGATCCGCCAGTGGATCATCGACACACCTTTCCAGCCTGAACTGGAAAAAGCCATTCACGACGCCTACAACCAGCTTTCCGCTGACGATGCGCAGGCCTCCTTTGCCGTGCGCTCCTCTGCGACCGCAGAAGATATGCCAGATGCCTCCTTCGCCGGACAGCAGGAGACCTTCCTCAACGTGCAGGGCTACGATGCGGTACTGGTGGCGGTAAAACATGTGTTTGCCTCCCTGTTTAACGACCGCGCAATCTCCTATCGCGTGCATCAGGGTTATGACCACCGTGGCGTTGCGCTCTCGGCGGGCGTGCAGCGCATGGTGCGTTCAGACCTGGCCTCATCAGGGGTGATGTTCTCTATTGATACCGAATCGGGTTTCGATCAGGTGGTCTTTATCACCTCTGCCTGGGGTCTGGGCGAGATGGTGGTGCAGGGTGCCGTCAACCCTGACGAATTCTATGTTCACAAGCCAACCCTGGCTGCGGATCGCCCGGCTATCGTGCGCCGTACCATGGGGTCGAAAAAGATCCGCATGGTTTACGCCCCAACCCAGGAGCACGGCAAGCAGGTTCGCATTGAAGATGTGCCGCAGGAACAGTGCGACCGCTTCTCGCTGACCGATGCCGAGGTGCAGGAGCTGGCGAAGCAGGCGGTGCAGATTGAGAAGCACTATGGCCGTCCGATGGATATCGAATGGGCGAAAGACGGTAACACCGGCAAACTGTTCATCGTCCAGGCGCGTCCGGAAACCGTCCGTTCCCGCGGCCAGGTGATGGAGCGTTACACCCTGCATGCCCAGGGCAAAATCATCGCTGAAGGCCGTGCCATCGGCCACCGCATCGGCGCAGGCCCGGTGAAGGTTATCCATGACATCAGCGAAATGAACCGTATCCAGCCGGGGGACGTGCTGGTAACAGACATGACCGACCCGGACTGGGAACCGATCATGAAAAAGGCCTCGGCAATTGTCACCAACCGTGGCGGTCGCACCTGTCACGCGGCGATCATCGCCCGTGAGCTGGGTATTCCGGCGGTCGTCGGCTGTGGTGACGCCACGGAACGTATGAAGGACGATGAGAACGTCACCGTCTCCTGCGCCGAAGGCGACACCGGTTATGTCTACGCGGAGCTGCTGGACTTCAGCGTGAAGAGCTCCAGCGTGGATACCATGCCGGATCTGCCGCTGAAGATTATGATGAACGTCGGCAACCCGGACCGGGCGTTTGACTTCGCCTGCCTGCCAAACGAAGGCGTTGGCCTGGCGCGACTGGAGTTCATCATCAACCGTATGATCGGGGTTCACCCGCGTGCGCTGCTGGAGTTCGACGACCAGGATCAGAAGCTGCAAAAAGAGATCCGCGAGATGATGAAGGGCTACGACTCGCCGAAAGAGTTCTACGTTGGCCGTCTGACTGAAGGGATTGCGACGCTGGGTGCGGCATTCTTCCCGAAACGCGTCATCGTCCGTCTCTCCGACTTCAAATCTAACGAATATGCCAACCTGGTGGGCGGCGAGCGTTATGAACCAGAAGAAGAGAACCCGATGCTGGGCTTCCGTGGCGCCGGTCGTTATGTCTCTGACAGCTTCCGCGACTGTTTTGCCCTGGAGTGCGAGGCGGTAAAACGCGTGCGTAACGATATGGGGCTGACCAATGTTGAGATCATGGTGCCGTTCGTGCGGACCGTGGATCAGGCGAAAGCGGTCATTGACGAACTGGCGCGTCAGGGGCTGAAGCGCGGCGAGAACGGGCTCAAAATCATTATGATGTGTGAGATCCCGTCCAACGCCCTGCTGGCAGAGCAGTTCCTGGAACACTTCGACGGCTTCTCTATCGGCTCGAACGATATGACGCAGCTGGCGCTGGGTCTGGATCGCGACTCCGGCGTGGTTTCCGCGCTGTTTGATGAGCGTAACGAGGCGGTTAAAGCGCTGCTGTCGATGGCCATCCGCGCCGCGAAGAAGCAGGGTAAGTACGTGGGTATCTGTGGTCAGGGCCCGTCCGACCATGAAGACTTTGCCGCATGGCTGATGGACGAGGGGATCGACAGTCTCTCCCTCAACCCGGATACCGTGGTACAAACCTGGCTGAGCCTGGCCGAACTGAAAAAGTAA
- the hemP gene encoding hemin uptake protein HemP: MSPMDNSAATLTRHEDKTAPAPEATDRRIDSKQLLGEEGRVIIEHHGQHYLLRQTHAGKLILTK; encoded by the coding sequence ATGTCACCTATGGATAACAGTGCAGCAACGCTTACCCGTCATGAAGACAAAACCGCGCCAGCTCCGGAGGCGACCGATCGCCGTATCGACAGTAAACAGCTGCTGGGCGAAGAGGGACGCGTCATCATTGAGCATCATGGTCAGCACTACCTGTTGCGCCAGACACATGCCGGAAAACTCATCCTCACAAAATAA